One Ureaplasma urealyticum serovar 8 str. ATCC 27618 genomic window carries:
- a CDS encoding ABC transporter permease, which produces MNNINWLSWLRNSYIWIVLAIIYIPLIIIVLLSFTTPSIKGNITSAFDWNDGSNYLTLTTNQFTDALVNTIIVSIIAVPISTIIATMTCFGVWHAKAFYKKLMTASAQTNMMIPDVISGISLALLFAATFIPIGFSFGFSTIILAHISYCTPYAIMIIYPRMLKMKKNLILASYDLGYTKIATFFKIILPYLLPSIISATIIVFAMSFDDFIITKLVGGKVNTIGTEMYSMAKGIKAWAVCFGALMVLLTILIAALISANKIIKLKLINKQTNTRKLKIWNKQV; this is translated from the coding sequence ATGAACAATATTAATTGATTATCTTGATTACGAAATTCTTATATTTGAATTGTTTTAGCAATTATTTATATTCCTTTAATTATCATTGTTTTACTATCATTTACTACTCCTTCAATTAAAGGAAATATTACATCAGCTTTTGATTGAAATGATGGATCAAACTATTTGACATTAACAACTAATCAATTTACTGATGCATTAGTTAATACTATTATTGTTTCAATTATTGCGGTGCCAATTTCTACAATTATTGCGACAATGACATGTTTTGGAGTTTGACATGCTAAAGCATTTTATAAAAAATTAATGACCGCATCTGCGCAAACAAATATGATGATCCCTGATGTTATTAGTGGGATTTCATTAGCTTTATTATTTGCAGCAACGTTTATTCCAATTGGTTTTAGTTTTGGTTTTAGTACCATTATATTAGCGCATATTTCTTATTGTACACCCTATGCAATTATGATTATTTATCCAAGAATGTTAAAAATGAAAAAGAATCTAATTCTTGCTAGTTATGATTTAGGTTATACAAAAATTGCCACATTTTTTAAAATCATCTTGCCTTATTTATTGCCTTCAATTATTTCAGCAACAATTATTGTTTTTGCTATGTCTTTTGATGATTTTATTATTACTAAACTAGTTGGTGGTAAAGTTAATACGATTGGAACAGAAATGTATTCAATGGCTAAAGGAATTAAAGCATGAGCAGTTTGTTTTGGAGCTTTGATGGTCTTATTAACAATTTTAATTGCTGCATTAATTAGTGCAAATAAAATTATTAAGTTAAAATTAATTAATAAACAAACTAATACGCGCAAATTAAAAATTTGAAACAAGCAGGTTTAA
- a CDS encoding type 2 periplasmic-binding domain-containing protein, which yields MKINKKLAKIFAGATSLLVFIPIITACSQKSKLVVGNFDSYMDPDVANEQAKRFRKNNLSYSFYDNNEILGSLIKSKILDVQVASAYEVAKLAKNKLIKKINWSKFDLKDENNQTITSIDGLQKIFTKEVWAISNAYSSYLGDIDNDGKNDQLLEYMIPYFYQDLIFAYRGKKIPSLDDSKKDVYWSDIFKELTRKDGTPNRFLYEQEADLGVGADEKTPISIGKNKTKIVAIDDARTIYDLAKIMELEGDNKNEVIKAINHEIVGINNSIDRILKILNDPNIDQEIKEEDAKELKRLQKQLADKQKELKTNVFLPDSSSVRYIENKLNNISNMFKNTHPNSMHLKANSNDVLNDLAMASVAGAIAYSGDIAFAANGGEYTTEADSKYANMKPTSENFHVVRPKNTMSVLDGFTINSTITNENEQAAYEYLHELCFAGLNKKNSDGESKILDYGLNIHRNKTPKAIADYENSTEDQSEVGNVLEDSGYLYTPMRNFDYVQYSPTIKPIANYVLEPNEGLYGKTGFESDLLQEKMIEIFEIDPKYKTKKERQRKHKYIALLNEIINYIYNTYQENNRFVFKDTIINDLYQQKPIKDLIYEYLKNLDLKVDQRNFVHYLLLKFEAIFANINEEVQERAALNQILRKIFDVQLNTDTLEFPTNDLSISNLKLAYLAFREKI from the coding sequence ATGAAAATTAATAAAAAATTAGCAAAAATTTTTGCTGGAGCAACAAGTTTGTTAGTCTTTATACCTATAATTACAGCTTGTAGTCAAAAATCAAAACTTGTAGTTGGTAATTTTGATTCTTATATGGACCCAGATGTTGCTAACGAACAAGCAAAACGATTTCGTAAAAACAATCTATCATATAGTTTTTATGATAATAATGAAATTCTAGGTTCATTAATTAAATCAAAAATTTTAGATGTACAAGTTGCTTCAGCATACGAAGTAGCAAAGTTAGCAAAAAATAAGTTAATTAAGAAGATTAATTGATCAAAATTTGATTTAAAAGATGAAAATAATCAAACAATTACTTCAATTGATGGTTTACAGAAAATTTTTACAAAAGAAGTATGAGCTATTTCAAATGCTTATTCTTCATATTTAGGCGATATTGATAATGATGGTAAAAATGATCAATTATTAGAATATATGATTCCTTATTTTTACCAAGATTTAATTTTTGCTTATCGTGGTAAAAAAATTCCTAGTTTAGATGATAGTAAAAAAGATGTTTATTGAAGTGATATTTTTAAAGAACTAACACGTAAAGATGGCACTCCCAATCGTTTTTTATACGAGCAAGAAGCTGATTTAGGCGTTGGAGCTGATGAAAAAACACCAATTTCAATTGGTAAAAATAAAACAAAAATTGTTGCTATTGATGATGCAAGAACAATTTATGATCTTGCTAAAATTATGGAATTAGAAGGTGATAATAAAAACGAAGTTATTAAAGCTATTAATCATGAAATTGTTGGAATTAACAATAGTATTGATCGAATTCTAAAGATTTTAAATGATCCTAATATTGATCAAGAAATTAAAGAAGAAGATGCTAAAGAACTAAAACGTTTACAAAAACAATTAGCAGACAAACAAAAAGAATTAAAAACAAACGTGTTTTTACCAGATAGTAGTAGTGTGCGTTATATTGAAAATAAATTAAATAATATTAGTAATATGTTTAAAAACACTCATCCTAATTCAATGCATTTAAAAGCTAATTCTAATGATGTACTAAACGATTTAGCCATGGCTAGTGTTGCTGGTGCAATTGCTTATAGTGGTGATATTGCTTTTGCAGCTAATGGGGGCGAGTATACAACTGAAGCAGATTCAAAGTATGCTAATATGAAACCAACATCAGAAAACTTTCATGTTGTGCGACCTAAAAATACTATGAGTGTTTTAGATGGTTTTACGATTAATAGTACGATTACTAATGAAAACGAACAAGCTGCTTATGAATATTTACATGAATTATGTTTTGCTGGACTTAATAAAAAAAATAGTGATGGCGAATCTAAAATTTTAGATTATGGTTTAAATATTCATCGTAATAAAACACCAAAAGCAATTGCAGATTATGAAAATAGCACTGAAGATCAAAGTGAAGTAGGTAATGTTTTAGAAGACAGTGGTTATTTGTATACACCAATGCGTAATTTTGATTATGTACAATACTCACCAACAATAAAACCAATTGCTAATTATGTTTTGGAACCAAATGAAGGTTTGTATGGAAAAACTGGATTTGAAAGTGATTTATTACAAGAAAAAATGATTGAAATTTTTGAAATAGATCCTAAATATAAAACAAAAAAAGAACGTCAACGCAAACATAAATATATTGCATTATTAAATGAAATCATTAATTATATTTATAATACTTATCAAGAAAACAATCGATTTGTTTTTAAAGATACAATTATTAATGATTTATATCAACAAAAACCAATTAAAGATTTAATTTATGAATATTTAAAAAATTTAGATCTTAAAGTTGATCAACGTAATTTTGTTCATTATCTTTTATTAAAATTTGAAGCTATTTTTGCTAATATTAATGAAGAAGTGCAAGAACGTGCTGCTTTAAATCAAATCTTAAGAAAAATTTTTGATGTTCAATTAAATACTGATACTTTAGAATTTCCTACAAACGATTTATCAATTTCTAATCTAAAATTAGCATACCTAGCTTTCCGCGAGAAAATTTAA
- a CDS encoding suppressor of fused domain protein, protein MNYKYTAKEKQIIYNYILREYGQVDHIIFLSDEHIRVPIEYDILVIKKDDLQILMTFGLGAFKSHNHIEKTQERAEIFLELPIDWDFSKYENMWPVHFLINIVKYSYSNHLTLKWLQTFVNPSYFNKSNKIAGFLDLSWYSENSLECKINDDFFVSFYQILIIDDEELFYAKTNGIRALSKFFDDGKSRIVDLNRKSFVK, encoded by the coding sequence ATGAATTATAAATATACCGCCAAAGAAAAACAAATTATTTACAATTACATTTTAAGAGAATATGGTCAAGTAGATCATATTATATTTTTATCCGACGAACATATACGTGTTCCAATTGAATATGATATTTTAGTTATTAAAAAAGATGATCTACAAATCTTAATGACTTTTGGATTAGGCGCTTTTAAATCACATAATCATATTGAGAAAACGCAAGAACGTGCTGAAATTTTTTTAGAATTACCAATTGATTGAGATTTTAGTAAATATGAAAACATGTGACCTGTCCATTTTTTAATAAATATTGTTAAATATTCTTATTCAAATCATTTAACACTAAAATGGCTACAAACTTTCGTTAATCCTTCATATTTTAATAAATCAAACAAAATCGCCGGTTTTTTAGATTTATCATGATATAGTGAAAATTCTTTAGAGTGTAAGATTAACGATGATTTTTTTGTAAGTTTTTACCAAATTTTAATTATTGACGATGAAGAATTATTTTATGCAAAAACAAATGGCATTCGTGCTTTAAGTAAATTTTTTGATGATGGTAAATCAAGAATTGTTGATTTAAATCGTAAATCGTTTGTTAAATAA